The proteins below come from a single Fusobacterium nucleatum genomic window:
- a CDS encoding YgiQ family radical SAM protein, producing the protein MKFLPTTKEEMKNLGWDSIDVLLISGDTYLDTSYNGSALVGKWLVEHGFKVGIIAQPEVDIPDDITRLGEPNLFFAVSGGCVDSMVANYTATKKRRQQDDFTPGGVNNKRPDRAVLVYSNMIRRFFKGTTKKIVISGIESSLRRITHYDYWTNKLRKPILFDAKADILSYGMGEMSMLQLANALKNGEDWKNIKGLCYLSKEMKEDYLSLPSHSECLVDKDKFIEAFHTFYLNCDPITAKGLYQKCDDRYLIQNPPSEIYSEEIMDKIYSMEFARDVHPYYKKMGTVRALDTIKYSVTTHRGCYGECNFCAIAIHQGRTIMSRSQNSIVDEVKNIAETPKFHGNISDVGGPTANMYGLECKKKLKLGACPDRRCLYPKKCPHLQVNHNNQVELLKKLKKIPNIKKIFIASGIRYDMILDDNKCGQMYLKEIIKDHISGQMKIAPEHTEDKILGLMGKDGKSCLNEFKNQFYKINNELGKKQFLTYYLIAAHPGCKDKDMMDLKRYASQELRVNPEQVQIFTPTPSTYSTLMYYTEKDPFTNQKLFVEKDNGKKQKQKDIVTEKRRK; encoded by the coding sequence ATGAAATTTTTACCAACTACAAAAGAGGAAATGAAAAATCTAGGTTGGGATAGTATTGATGTTCTTCTGATCTCAGGAGATACATATTTAGACACTTCATATAATGGAAGTGCATTAGTTGGAAAATGGTTAGTGGAACACGGCTTCAAGGTTGGGATAATAGCTCAACCAGAAGTTGATATTCCTGATGATATAACTCGTTTAGGAGAACCTAATTTATTTTTTGCTGTATCTGGTGGTTGTGTTGATTCTATGGTAGCAAACTACACTGCAACTAAAAAGAGAAGACAGCAAGATGATTTTACACCAGGTGGAGTAAATAATAAAAGACCAGATAGAGCAGTTTTAGTTTATTCAAATATGATTCGTAGATTTTTTAAAGGAACTACGAAGAAAATTGTAATAAGTGGAATTGAATCAAGTTTAAGAAGAATAACTCACTATGATTATTGGACTAATAAATTGAGAAAACCTATTTTATTTGATGCTAAGGCAGATATTTTATCCTATGGTATGGGAGAAATGTCTATGTTACAATTAGCAAATGCTTTAAAAAACGGGGAAGATTGGAAAAATATTAAAGGACTTTGTTATTTAAGTAAGGAAATGAAAGAAGATTACTTATCTCTGCCATCTCATTCTGAATGCCTTGTAGATAAAGATAAATTTATAGAAGCATTTCACACTTTTTATTTGAATTGTGATCCTATAACAGCAAAAGGACTTTACCAAAAATGTGATGATAGATATTTAATTCAAAATCCTCCATCAGAAATTTATTCAGAAGAGATAATGGATAAAATCTATTCTATGGAATTTGCCAGAGATGTACACCCTTATTATAAGAAAATGGGAACAGTTAGAGCATTGGATACTATAAAATACTCTGTTACAACTCATAGAGGTTGTTATGGAGAATGTAATTTCTGTGCAATAGCAATTCATCAAGGCAGAACTATTATGTCAAGAAGTCAAAACTCAATAGTAGATGAAGTTAAAAATATTGCTGAAACACCAAAGTTTCATGGAAATATCTCTGATGTAGGTGGACCAACAGCAAATATGTATGGACTTGAATGTAAGAAAAAATTAAAACTGGGTGCTTGTCCAGATAGAAGATGTCTATATCCTAAAAAATGTCCTCATCTTCAAGTAAATCACAATAATCAAGTGGAACTTTTAAAGAAGTTAAAGAAAATTCCAAATATAAAAAAGATTTTTATAGCTTCAGGAATTAGATATGATATGATTTTAGATGATAATAAATGTGGGCAAATGTATTTGAAAGAAATAATAAAAGACCATATTTCAGGGCAGATGAAAATTGCACCTGAACATACAGAAGATAAAATATTGGGACTCATGGGAAAAGATGGTAAATCTTGTCTGAATGAATTTAAAAATCAATTCTATAAAATTAATAATGAATTGGGTAAAAAGCAATTTTTAACTTATTATTTAATTGCTGCTCATCCAGGGTGTAAAGATAAAGATATGATGGATTTAAAAAGATATGCTTCACAGGAATTGAGAGTTAATCCTGAACAAGTACAAATTTTTACACCAACTCCATCAACTTATTCAACTCTGATGTACTATACAGAGAAAGACCCTTTTACAAATCAAAAGTTATTTGTTGAAAAAGACAATGGTAAAAAACAAAAACAAAAGGATATAGTTACTGAAAAGAGAAGAAAATAG
- a CDS encoding tRNA(Met) cytidine acetate ligase, with protein MFKNVIGLIVEYNPFHNGHLHHIQEIDRLFEDNIKIAVMSGDYVQRGEPSLINKFEKTKIALSQGVDIVIELPAFYSTQSAEIFAKGSINLLNKLSCSHIVFGSESNDLDKLKRIAAISLTKEFEHSLKKFLAEGFSYPTAFSKALFDEKLGSNDILALEYLKAIKAINPKIEAYCIKREKTGYYDDEKDNFASATHIRKILLDYNKKKEDKLNKIKNLVPEFSYKILEENFGVFSCLSDFYDLIKYNIIKNHSNLKNIQDLEVGLENRLYKYSLENLKFEDFFNKVLTKRITISRLQRILLHSLFGLTETITERVKNKVSFVKILGFSTKGQEYLNYLKKSDNYSERKILTSNRNLKEILNEEEIELFNFNELCSQIYRIKSSYINIGYPIIKKD; from the coding sequence ATGTTTAAAAATGTAATTGGTTTAATAGTTGAATATAACCCCTTTCACAATGGGCATCTACATCACATTCAAGAGATAGATAGACTTTTTGAAGATAATATAAAAATTGCTGTTATGAGTGGTGATTATGTTCAAAGAGGTGAGCCATCTCTTATAAATAAATTTGAAAAAACTAAGATAGCTCTATCACAAGGAGTTGATATTGTGATAGAGTTACCTGCTTTTTATTCCACTCAAAGTGCAGAAATATTTGCAAAAGGTTCAATAAATCTTTTAAATAAACTTTCTTGTAGTCATATAGTTTTTGGCTCTGAAAGTAATGATTTAGATAAATTAAAAAGAATAGCAGCTATTTCTCTGACAAAAGAGTTTGAACACTCTTTAAAAAAGTTTCTAGCAGAAGGTTTTTCATATCCAACTGCATTTTCAAAAGCATTATTTGATGAAAAGTTAGGTTCTAATGATATATTGGCTTTGGAATATCTAAAAGCAATAAAGGCTATAAATCCTAAGATTGAGGCATATTGTATAAAAAGAGAAAAAACAGGCTATTATGATGATGAAAAAGATAATTTTGCAAGTGCAACTCATATTAGAAAAATTTTGTTAGATTATAATAAGAAAAAAGAAGATAAATTAAATAAAATTAAAAATCTAGTTCCAGAGTTTTCATACAAAATTTTAGAGGAAAATTTTGGAGTTTTTTCGTGTCTAAGTGATTTTTATGATTTAATAAAATATAATATAATAAAAAACCATTCAAATTTAAAAAATATTCAAGATTTAGAAGTTGGTTTAGAAAATAGATTATATAAATATTCACTAGAAAATTTAAAATTTGAAGATTTTTTTAACAAAGTTTTAACAAAAAGAATTACTATTTCAAGATTACAAAGAATATTATTACATTCTTTATTTGGTCTAACTGAAACTATAACAGAGAGAGTAAAAAATAAAGTTTCTTTTGTTAAGATTTTAGGTTTTTCAACTAAGGGACAAGAATATTTGAATTATTTGAAAAAATCAGATAATTATAGTGAAAGAAAAATTTTAACTTCTAATAGAAATTTAAAAGAAATTTTAAATGAAGAAGAAATTGAATTATTTAATTTTAATGAACTATGTTCACAGATTTATCGTATAAAATCAAGTTATATAAATATTGGATATCCAATAATTAAAAAAGATTAA
- the pepT gene encoding peptidase T: MDSKKYSTLKERFLRYVKFNTRSDDASETIPSTPSQMEFAKMLKKELEELGLSNIFINKACFVNATLPSNMDKKVATVGFIAHMDTADFNAEGINPQIVENYDGKDIVLNKEENIVLKVDEFPNLKNYISETLITTDGTTLLGADDKSGIVEIIEAVKYLKEHPEIKHGDIKIAFGPDEEIGRGADYFDVKEFAADYAYTMDGGPVGELEYESFNAAQAKFKIKGVSVHPGTAKGKMINASLIASEIIEMFPKDEVPEKTEGYEGFYFLDEMKSNCEEGEVVYIIRDHDKAKFLAKKKFVKELVEKINKKYGREVVKLELKDEYYNMGEIIKDHMYVVDIAKQAMENLGIKPLIKPIRGGTDGSKISFMGLPTPNIFAGGENFHGKYEFVALESMEKATDVIVEIVKLNAER; the protein is encoded by the coding sequence ATGGATTCAAAAAAATATTCTACATTAAAGGAAAGATTTTTAAGGTATGTGAAATTTAATACTCGTTCAGATGATGCAAGTGAAACAATTCCATCAACACCATCACAAATGGAATTTGCTAAGATGTTAAAAAAAGAATTAGAAGAATTAGGATTAAGCAATATTTTTATAAATAAGGCTTGTTTTGTAAATGCAACTTTACCAAGTAATATGGATAAAAAAGTTGCTACTGTTGGTTTTATTGCACACATGGATACAGCAGATTTTAATGCAGAAGGAATCAATCCACAAATTGTAGAAAACTATGATGGAAAAGATATAGTTTTAAATAAAGAAGAAAATATAGTTTTAAAAGTTGATGAGTTTCCTAATTTAAAAAACTATATCTCTGAAACATTAATTACAACAGATGGTACAACTCTACTTGGAGCAGACGATAAATCAGGAATAGTTGAAATCATTGAAGCAGTTAAATATTTGAAAGAACACCCTGAAATTAAACATGGAGATATAAAAATTGCTTTCGGACCAGATGAAGAAATTGGTAGAGGGGCAGATTATTTTGATGTAAAGGAATTTGCAGCAGATTATGCTTATACTATGGATGGTGGACCTGTTGGAGAATTAGAATATGAAAGTTTTAATGCTGCTCAGGCTAAATTTAAAATAAAAGGTGTTAGTGTTCATCCAGGAACTGCAAAAGGCAAAATGATAAATGCAAGTTTGATTGCTAGTGAAATTATAGAAATGTTCCCAAAAGATGAAGTTCCTGAAAAAACAGAAGGATATGAAGGTTTTTATTTCTTAGATGAAATGAAATCTAATTGTGAAGAAGGAGAAGTAGTTTATATTATAAGAGATCACGATAAAGCTAAGTTTTTGGCAAAAAAAAAATTTGTGAAAGAATTAGTTGAAAAAATAAATAAAAAATATGGAAGAGAAGTAGTTAAACTTGAATTAAAAGATGAGTATTATAATATGGGAGAAATTATAAAAGACCATATGTATGTTGTAGATATAGCAAAACAAGCTATGGAAAATTTAGGAATAAAACCACTTATAAAACCTATTCGTGGTGGAACAGATGGTTCTAAAATTTCATTTATGGGATTGCCTACACCAAATATTTTTGCTGGTGGAGAAAATTTCCATGGAAAATATGAATTTGTTGCTCTTGAAAGTATGGAAAAGGCAACAGATGTTATAGTAGAAATTGTAAAGTTAAATGCAGAAAGGTAA